The genomic stretch GAGGCTCACCAGGGCGTCCAGGTCGCCCTGTAGCTTGTTATGTGAGAGGTCAAGGACTGCTAGCTTAGTAAGACTGGAAAACTGGGACGGAATCTCGCCAGAGAACTGATTGCAGCTAAGATTCAGAGAAATTTCCAGCGACGGAATTAAGCCCAGCTCTTTCGGGATGTCATCCGAGAAGCTGTTGCTTCCAAGATCAAGCATTTGAAGCTTACTGCAGGACAGAATCTCCGCTGGAATTCTGCCGGAGAGTTGATTCTTTCGGAGATTGAGTTTCGTTAATTCGGTCAGCGATCCGATCCCTTGAGTCAGCAGACCACTTAGCTGATTGTCAGAGACGTCCACAAACCTTAGGCTCCTTGGTAACGTATCTGGCACGGTACCTGTGAGCCCATTTGTATGGAGATCGATGAACTCGAGATTTCCACATCCCGAAATCGACGAAGGGATTCCTCCTGTAAGTTGGTTGTTGCTCAGATCAAGGAAATTCAAGCTCTTTAGTTTTCCAATTTCCACGGGTATGGGGCCCGCGAACCTGTTGCCCTTCAGCCGCAGGCGATACAAAGCTGTGCAATTTCCGATATCAGGTGGTATGAAACCCGATAAGTGGTTGGAGATCAGCAGCAGCTTGGAAAGATTCCTTAGTCCGAATATCTGTTTCGGTATCGGACCGGATAGATTGTTGTAAGAAAGATCGAGAGCCTGAAGACCTTGGCAGTCGGAGAGGCTATCTGGAATGATGCCAGCGAGCTTGTTCTGCCACGCATAAAGAAGATTCAAGCTCCTCAAATTGCTGATAAGCAGTGGAATGCTGCCCGAGAGGTCATTGTTATCGATCTCCAGATGAGTCAGTGCGGTACAGTTCATCATTTCGGATGGTATGGTGCCGGATAACTGGTTGACGCTCAGCTGCAATTCTTGAAGCTTTAGAAGGTTTCCGAAACTACTGGGGATACTTCCAATTAAAAGATTCTCGGACAAATCCATAACCATGATCTCCATGCAGCTTCCAAGCTCGTAAGGGATTGCACCAGCTATGCTATTCTGCCACACAAGCAGGCTCTGGAGCTTTCGTAGCTGCCCAATTTGCCACGGGATTGGACCTGAGAGCAAGTTTTGATACAGGTACAGGTTCTGCAGCTGGCTGCAGTTCCCTATCTCTTCAGGAATGGGGCCGGACAATAAAGCCGTGTATATGGCTAGAGTTTGAAGCCTTCGCAAGGACCCAATTGATTTAGGAACACTTCCGGAAAGGCTGGTTTCGGCAAATCCTAGCATGACCAAGTGGGTGCAGTTCCCAATCTCCACAGGCAGCTCGCCTCGGAGATTCTTATTCCCTCCTGCCCGAAAGACTTCTAACTTGCTCAGCGCTCCTATGCTTCTTGGTATTTCGCTACTAAGTTGATTGTCATAGAGCATCAGATAGGTGAGACTTGAAAGGTTCCCAATCGCATCAGGTATTTTGCCTTCGAGCAAGTTGGCGTTGAGAGATAGAGTTTGGAGCTTGCTCAGCCAGCATATTTCTTCCGGTATTTCACCCGAGAGGGAATTGTCGCTGAGGTCAATGAGGCTGAGCTCCTGATATTCGCCAAACTCTTTTGGAATTGTCCCTGTAAGGTTCGTCGACGAGAGGACGAGGCTCTTCAAGGACTTGAGAGATTGGAAATTGAAAGGCAATGAGCCTTGCAGATCCACTGATCTCAAGCTCACTTCGATAACCTCGCCATTCAAGTTGCAACGTATTCCCAACCATTTGCAAGGTGTCGGGTCTACGGGATTCCATGATCTTAATGCATCTGCAGAGCTGTTCAGGCTTTTCTTCCATGTTAAAAGAGCCTGACCTTGAATGTCGATACATTGGCAGTATGAGAAAAGGTGGCAGTTTATCGACAGAAGTAAGGCGAAAGTGAAGGAGAAGATATTCGGAAAGAGCAGGAGATTCCTTAGAGTTGCAGGCATTgttgaggaagaagaacagTCGATCTGTGTTGGGATTGTTGAGGGCGAAACCCCATGTTTTGTTTATAGAAGAAAGCCAGAGGATCTGGATCGGGAGCGCCTTCTTTTTCCGAATATAATACTAGACAGTGAAATTGTTTATTCTGGAGATGGTGATGAACATGCGTTGCTTGCCCTTCTTTAAATCTgcctctcttttgtttttctatgaATGGGAAGGAATCAGAAGAAGGTTAATGGAATTACTGTCCCCTATAATTTCTCACCACTGCTGATTTGTATATGTCCGAGGAGCTTTCCCTGAGAGAGCAACTTCGAAACTGCTCACTCATTATGCCCTGCTTCATTGTATAATCATCTGTGATTCCTAAACATGCTGAGTAGCTTTCAGGCAAGCAACTTCGATACTGCTTGCTTATTACGCCTTGTTTCCTCGGTTGATCGTCTCATTTCGCCTCACTATGTCTACCTATGGTGTTAGTCATTCCTTTAAGTCTCTTTGCCTCCAAAGAGCGTGATTGGTAAGGCTGTGTTCGAATAAAACAGTTTGACTACAGAACACTCTCCTAGTGCTTTAGCTGTTAACGAACTTTCGAAATGACCTGCCAACAGTTGTATCATGTTTGCTTAAAACAGACACAGTCCGCAGGCAATCCATAACCCGGTCCGACTTGAGACCAACCTCACCAAAGTGTGCCGTCACCGGCAGCTGCTGAAATTGGACCGGAGCAGTAAAATCAGACAGAAGAAAGGGAAGGAACTTGATCAATGGAATGGCGAACTGGGTCTCGCTAAAGGGAACCCTTTTTGAATGTTCACATTGTTTTATTGGGGGAAAGATGGGACTTTACAGATCTGAAGAGTCATTGTTCGAGTGAAGGACTAAAGTTTCACATGTAGTAATAGTTTAGGAGCAATAATGCAGATCAGCTTCAGTTTGTTTATGTGGGGGACTCTGTGTTGTGTGTGCATGTGGAATCAAAGGGAGTGGTGAACTGCATATGCAAGGAAGGAATATGATGTTTTCAGATCTGATCATGCTGTCTAGTAGCTTTTGGCCACAAAAGACTCCAAGAAAGCCAAGAGAATATTAGATTAAGCCCAGCCTTAGAGTGGAAGAGACAATGTCCCACCAACTCAGAATTGTTTATTCATCTAGCCAACTTATGTTCTGTTTGGCACGATGATCCGGTGTAGCGCCTTCCATGGATCAGATTAAGTACACCACTTCAGTCTCGTCTGCGGCGAGCAGTTCAGTTTGGCGAACCTAATGGCGACTCTGGATAGAAACCGAAACCGAGAACTTTCACTCTTGTCGACGAGCAAGATATAACTAGTTGATTGGCACTCGGCGAACTCCCTCGGTGTAAATGTTCATCCAGTGAACGCCAACTTGGAGAACACGTTTTAGCTGCTTCACCTGTTGGTGATGACCAGAACGTGGGAAGTTTTCCTGAGAGTACTTTCTGCGCAAAATTCATGTGCTTGGAGAGTCAAATAGACACCCAGCATGACCCTACGAACACTCTTTCCGATGATCCCTTTTGTTAATTCGACAATGCTCATTAGATGTCAACCCAACAACCTCAACGTGGCCTTGGATTGCCATCTCTCTATCACATGCTCGTGGATTCTTCTCCAATCTCTTCTACAAATCTTATAACTTTAATGAGTacatgtcaattcaatctctcGGAACCATGACTAATTTCATTGGCAAATCTCGTAAACCCTACGGGGACGACTAATTTCTAACCGGATCGAAATAGACAGAATTAGCCCGGCGCGCAAAAATTAATGATAACGTCGCCGAATTGTTCCGTTGAAAAGGAAGCCAAATTGCAAATGGGGAAATTTGGTCTCATGGTTATGACCACTTTCCTAACCATTTATCTAACTTTTTCAATGAGCAAAGACCCCATCTTTGGCTTTTTGCCTTTTGCTTTCCACTCTCCAATTTTCCCTTTGTTAATCCCAACTTGTGAGTTTTGTGCGCCCTTTTCAATTAAACCCTCTTTTGGGTCCTTCTAATGAAGTCTTTTCTTGATTAGGCTCGGGCTTAATCATCTTTGACACTTTCTTAAAACACGTCAAATCAGTGTCCAACAGTCTCAATGCAGCTGTCCTTGTCTTTCCCTAATTTCTGCATTTTGGTCTCCCCACATTTATCCTTTTCTATTAATCTCTTTGGTGGTCAAATTTAACGTGTAAGACCGGCCGGAAAGGGGAAATAAAAAGGGTAATTCAACGTCAAAAGGACCTTAAGCAAAAAATACAAGAAGTCTCATTCACTTAAGCTTTGTCATCTTTTGATGTTTTTGGTTAACACAGCCCCACGTTGAAAGTGACCGGCAAATTGTTCCATCTTCGCTTGCCGAATGCTTTGGATGTATAGATAATTCCACGTCGGCTAGAAATAGTTCGAGTGCCGAATATCACCCTCGCCGATTCGGCGACGTTTGAGGATTCTATTTGACCGCCCTCGGACTATCATGCGTGTCCCCGAGACTTATCTAGACGGCCTGATTCGTGCCATACAAGTTTAGAGCACCTAACATAAGTTTGCGATATTGCACAGATTGAGTGCATATAAGCACATCGGATCTCTATTGGTTTGGATCATGTGGGGCCCACATTGTTCGGTGGTTGAGATTCACTTGGCTCGTGGAGACTCGGAGCATGTAAGAATTCTTTGTATAAGTCTATGAAATTGCTGAAATCGACAAGTCCTTTTGCTAATGATTCAACAATAGTCACAAGTACATTTTCGCTATGCCATCGAAATATGACATATTGGACAAGGCCCAAATATGGACTCGGCCCACGTCAATGGCGCGAACCGGGTTCAAACATCATCGACCCGAGACGCacgaaattgataagaaattggGCCAAAGAAGGAGAATAGCGAACTTCGGCCCAATATAAGGCCCAAATATGGACTCGGCCCACGTCAATGGCTCGAACCGGGTTCAACCATCATCAGACTCGACTCGAGACGCACGAAATTGATGATCCAACGAGGGTTCTCGGTCCACTTGCCATTTCCTCTACgactcttcatcttcatcttcttcttcttcaacacgCGCGAGCTTCTCTTCATCGGCGCACTAAACCGAGCTGCTCGCATC from Rhodamnia argentea isolate NSW1041297 chromosome 2, ASM2092103v1, whole genome shotgun sequence encodes the following:
- the LOC115726121 gene encoding LRR receptor-like serine/threonine-protein kinase RGI3, which produces MPATLRNLLLFPNIFSFTFALLLSINCHLFSYCQCIDIQGQALLTWKKSLNSSADALRSWNPVDPTPCKWLGIRCNLNGEVIEVSLRSVDLQGSLPFNFQSLKSLKSLVLSSTNLTGTIPKEFGEYQELSLIDLSDNSLSGEIPEEICWLSKLQTLSLNANLLEGKIPDAIGNLSSLTYLMLYDNQLSSEIPRSIGALSKLEVFRAGGNKNLRGELPVEIGNCTHLVMLGFAETSLSGSVPKSIGSLRRLQTLAIYTALLSGPIPEEIGNCSQLQNLYLYQNLLSGPIPWQIGQLRKLQSLLVWQNSIAGAIPYELGSCMEIMVMDLSENLLIGSIPSSFGNLLKLQELQLSVNQLSGTIPSEMMNCTALTHLEIDNNDLSGSIPLLISNLRSLNLLYAWQNKLAGIIPDSLSDCQGLQALDLSYNNLSGPIPKQIFGLRNLSKLLLISNHLSGFIPPDIGNCTALYRLRLKGNRFAGPIPVEIGKLKSLNFLDLSNNQLTGGIPSSISGCGNLEFIDLHTNGLTGTVPDTLPRSLRFVDVSDNQLSGLLTQGIGSLTELTKLNLRKNQLSGRIPAEILSCSKLQMLDLGSNSFSDDIPKELGLIPSLEISLNLSCNQFSGEIPSQFSSLTKLAVLDLSHNKLQGDLDALVSLQNLVSLNISFNDFSGELPDTPFFRNLPFSDLAGNKGLYITGKPANTDGHIESAKDARSAAKLVMLILASTIAVLLLLGIYVLIHAHTNRPPGDETWEMTLYQKLDFSIDDIVESLTTSTVIGTGSSGVVYRVTIPNGETLAVKKMWTQEQSGAFGSEIQTLGSIRHKNIVRLLGWGLSQNIKLLFYDYLPNGSLSSLLHGAGKGGAEWETRYDIVLGIAHALEYLHHGCVPAILHGDVKAMNILLGPRYEPYLADFGLARVLNGEGDGDDISKQGYRPRLAGSYGYMAPEHASLQPITEKSDVYSFGVVLLEVLTGRHPLDPSFPGGAHLVQWVQDHVARKGDPVDVLDPKLRGRPDLVSHEMLQALSICLMCVNTKTTDRLLMKDVVTLLKAIRHAESVRPGSDVTKGGLSVAGSSPPLRHVVSQESSNCSFAFSDDSV